Genomic DNA from Gossypium hirsutum isolate 1008001.06 chromosome A01, Gossypium_hirsutum_v2.1, whole genome shotgun sequence:
AATGCTTAGAGCTTCACAGTCCAATGAATGCTGTATACAAAACTTCAAGACTCTATAGATATCATCTATCTGGCAATGTTTGCAATCCTTATTGAGGAAAACATGAACTTCGTTTCTTATTTCGATCCAACTACAACCCGGAATTCTCTTCATTTGTTTCTCTTTTATCTCTTTCCTTACTGTCGATGCAATTTCCCATCTGCCGGCGGCAGCATACGCATTAGACAGCATTATATATGACGAAACATCCTCCGGGTCCAATGCCATGATTTTTCTTGCTGCAAATTCCCCGAGTTTCACATTCGAGTGAACCTGACAGCCACCGAGTAGTGCTTTCCAAAAACCAATACCTGGTTCAAAAGGCAACCGGTGAATAAACTCTTCAGCTTCCTTGAACAGCCCAGACCGAGCAAGCATATCCACCATACAAGCATAATGCTCTGGTTTAAGCAAGTTAGGTTCTTTATGTCTTACCTTATTGAAATATGAATAGCCCTCAGTAACAAGACCGGCATGACTACAAGCCCATAATATACCAAGAATTGTAACATCATTAGGCTTTAAACCACTTACAATCATCTGTTCAAATAACTCGATAGCTTCGATTCCTCTTCCGTTTTGAGCATAACCACATACTAAAgcattccaagaaacaacattcCGTCCTCGAAGTTTATCGAAAACCAAGAGACTATCTTCCATGTTTCCACATTTAGCATAAAAACTAATAAGAGCATTGCCAATAAACACATTAAGCTTATCACCTAAACACTTAAAAACATAACCATGCAAGCTTCTGCCTTTACCAATAGCACCTATATTAGCAGCTGCTATAATAACACCGGAGAAAGTAGATTCATTAGGCATTACCCTTTCTCTTAACATCTCAATGAAAATATTTACAGCTTCTTCATTATAACCAGTTTGACTAAACCCAGAAATCATAGCATTCCAAGTCACAACATTTCTCTCAGGCATTTCTTCAAACAACCACAGAGCATCCTCAAATCTCTTATTTTTTATGTACCCAGATATCAAAGTTGTATAAGACACAACATTTGGTTGATGGGTATCTTCAAAAACCTTTCTTGCTTCCTCTATTGTACTTAACTTTGAATAAAGATCTAAACTTGCACTACCCACAAAAACATTAGAATTTTGACCACTTTTGATTGTACAGCCATGAAATTGTTTGCCAATGTTGAGGTCTTTTAACAAAGTGGAAGAGTGAATCACAGTCCCAAATGTGAATTCAGTGGGTCTAATATTGTTGAAAAGCATCCTGGTAAACAAATATATGGCTTCTTTATGAAGATGTTGCTTAGAGAAGGTTCCTATTATGGAAGTGGCTGAGACTACATCTAAGTCAGACATTTCGTCGAATAACTTGCAAGCATCCGCAAACGAGGTTGATGAAAAGCAAAAGTGGGTATTGGCGACTTTTGGGACGATAAATAGAGGGTTATGAGCTTCATTGTTGAATATGGTTGCAGCAGCGGCTCGAGAGAATCTATAATTTGGATTCAATCGAAACATGGAGTGGGTTTTCTATGTACAATTTTTTATAGCTAA
This window encodes:
- the LOC107957978 gene encoding pentatricopeptide repeat-containing protein At5g42450, mitochondrial, whose translation is MFRLNPNYRFSRAAAATIFNNEAHNPLFIVPKVANTHFCFSSTSFADACKLFDEMSDLDVVSATSIIGTFSKQHLHKEAIYLFTRMLFNNIRPTEFTFGTVIHSSTLLKDLNIGKQFHGCTIKSGQNSNVFVGSASLDLYSKLSTIEEARKVFEDTHQPNVVSYTTLISGYIKNKRFEDALWLFEEMPERNVVTWNAMISGFSQTGYNEEAVNIFIEMLRERVMPNESTFSGVIIAAANIGAIGKGRSLHGYVFKCLGDKLNVFIGNALISFYAKCGNMEDSLLVFDKLRGRNVVSWNALVCGYAQNGRGIEAIELFEQMIVSGLKPNDVTILGILWACSHAGLVTEGYSYFNKVRHKEPNLLKPEHYACMVDMLARSGLFKEAEEFIHRLPFEPGIGFWKALLGGCQVHSNVKLGEFAARKIMALDPEDVSSYIMLSNAYAAAGRWEIASTVRKEIKEKQMKRIPGCSWIEIRNEVHVFLNKDCKHCQIDDIYRVLKFCIQHSLDCEALSILMEFSI